One part of the Candidatus Saccharimonadales bacterium genome encodes these proteins:
- a CDS encoding response regulator, with protein sequence MAKKILIIEDEKPLANMLATKLHDEGYETDVAFDGEQGLKRALEWDPNLVLLDLVMPKMDGMTMLRRLRDDDKGKNLHVILLTNLSDTSKVYEAVTLGVKDYLVKTNWDLDEIIEEIKSKIEE encoded by the coding sequence ATGGCTAAAAAAATACTGATCATTGAGGACGAAAAACCGTTGGCAAACATGCTGGCGACAAAACTGCATGACGAAGGCTATGAAACAGATGTGGCTTTTGATGGCGAGCAGGGGTTAAAAAGAGCTTTGGAGTGGGATCCTAACCTGGTCTTATTAGACCTCGTAATGCCCAAAATGGATGGCATGACAATGTTGCGCCGTTTGCGCGACGACGATAAAGGCAAAAACCTACATGTCATTCTACTTACTAACCTTAGTGATACATCCAAAGTTTATGAAGCGGTAACGTTGGGAGTTAAAGACTATTTAGTCAAAACCAACTGGGATCTTGATGAGATTATCGAGGAAATTAAGAGTAAAATAGAGGAATAG
- the rpmC gene encoding 50S ribosomal protein L29, producing the protein MAETKKVKAVNDFRAMSEKDLQQKVAELKKQLVEFHRSNAANELASSAVIGKTRKEIAKALSVLSEKQVATAEKEQEK; encoded by the coding sequence ATGGCTGAAACTAAAAAAGTTAAGGCGGTTAATGACTTCCGCGCTATGAGTGAAAAAGACTTACAGCAAAAAGTTGCTGAGCTTAAAAAGCAGTTGGTTGAATTTCATCGTTCAAACGCTGCCAACGAGCTTGCAAGCAGCGCTGTAATTGGTAAAACCCGCAAAGAAATTGCTAAAGCACTAAGCGTGCTTAGTGAGAAGCAAGTGGCAACAGCCGAGAAAGAACAGGAGAAATAA
- the rplP gene encoding 50S ribosomal protein L16, with amino-acid sequence MLLPKKTKFRKVRIGKNTGIATRGHYIAFGDYALQSQENDRITSRQIEAARQAMTRYIKRGGKIWIRIFPHTPVTKKPADVKMGGGKGNPEYFAAKVKAGTVLFEMKGVTEDIAREAMRLAAHKLPVKTKFIMREEV; translated from the coding sequence ATGTTACTTCCAAAGAAAACTAAATTCCGCAAAGTTCGTATTGGCAAAAATACCGGTATTGCAACTCGCGGTCACTACATTGCATTCGGCGATTACGCTTTGCAGTCACAAGAAAACGACCGCATTACCTCTCGCCAAATCGAGGCAGCTCGTCAGGCGATGACTCGTTACATCAAGCGTGGTGGTAAAATCTGGATCCGTATTTTTCCGCATACCCCAGTTACCAAAAAACCAGCCGATGTAAAAATGGGTGGTGGTAAAGGTAACCCAGAATACTTCGCGGCAAAGGTTAAGGCCGGCACCGTTTTATTCGAAATGAAGGGTGTCACCGAAGACATTGCACGCGAAGCTATGCGTCTTGCAGCCCACAAACTACCAGTTAAAACTAAGTTCATCATGAGAGAGGAGGTCTAA
- the rplC gene encoding 50S ribosomal protein L3: MKALLGTKIGMTQILQEDGVAVPVTIIQAGPCTVTQVKSVEKDGYSAVQIGYGQGKNLSNATKGHVKAANANPNHLREVRVDELPEGVTVGSNLDVTTFEVGEQVDVTGTSKGKGFAGNIKRHNFNAQPRSHGSKAYARRPGSIGSMYPQRVFKGKKMAGRMGGDQVTVKNLEIALIDVERNLIGVKGAIPGPRRGLVMIGGTK; the protein is encoded by the coding sequence ATGAAAGCGCTACTCGGTACCAAAATCGGTATGACCCAGATCCTTCAGGAGGATGGTGTTGCTGTTCCAGTAACTATCATTCAAGCTGGCCCATGTACTGTCACTCAGGTGAAGTCCGTAGAAAAAGACGGATACAGCGCAGTACAGATTGGGTACGGACAGGGTAAGAACCTGAGCAATGCCACAAAAGGCCACGTAAAAGCGGCCAACGCAAACCCTAATCATTTGCGCGAAGTTCGCGTTGACGAATTGCCAGAAGGCGTTACTGTAGGTTCTAACCTAGATGTAACAACCTTTGAAGTTGGCGAACAAGTTGACGTAACTGGTACGAGCAAAGGTAAAGGTTTTGCGGGAAACATTAAGCGTCACAACTTTAACGCACAACCACGCAGCCACGGTTCAAAAGCTTATGCTCGCCGCCCTGGTTCAATCGGTTCAATGTACCCACAACGTGTGTTCAAAGGTAAAAAGATGGCCGGCCGAATGGGCGGTGATCAGGTTACTGTTAAGAACCTCGAAATTGCATTGATCGATGTAGAGCGTAATCTTATTGGCGTTAAAGGTGCAATCCCAGGCCCTCGTCGCGGTCTCGTGATGATTGGAGGTACCAAATAA
- the rpsS gene encoding 30S ribosomal protein S19, translating to MSRSLKKGPFVDPKLAKKVAALGADDRTVIKTWARSSTITPDMVGRNFAVHNGKVHVPVFVSENMVGHKLGEFSPTRKFRGHAKKDK from the coding sequence ATGAGTCGTTCACTTAAAAAAGGACCTTTTGTAGACCCAAAACTTGCAAAAAAAGTTGCTGCACTTGGCGCTGACGACCGTACAGTAATTAAAACTTGGGCTCGCTCAAGTACAATTACTCCAGATATGGTTGGACGCAACTTTGCAGTTCACAATGGTAAAGTACATGTACCAGTTTTTGTAAGTGAAAACATGGTTGGACACAAGTTAGGCGAATTCAGCCCAACTCGTAAATTCCGTGGTCACGCGAAGAAGGACAAATAA
- the rpsC gene encoding 30S ribosomal protein S3, which translates to MGQKVNPISMRLQVHKNWSSKWFSANKREYAEWLRQDLEVRRVIESKFSTRATIQKIDIERAPNLVTVTVHTAKAGVVIGRGGAGAQELKAAIEKILQKPARLNIEEVKRPELAAKLVAENIARQMERRISWRRAVKMAAQNTMNAGAKGVRIEVAGRLGGAEMSRREKEIQGSVPLHTLRADIDYHLATAQIPNAGIVGVKVWIYKGEA; encoded by the coding sequence ATGGGTCAAAAAGTAAATCCAATTAGCATGCGCCTTCAGGTTCACAAAAACTGGAGCAGTAAGTGGTTTAGTGCTAACAAGCGCGAATACGCCGAATGGCTTAGACAAGATCTAGAGGTTCGCCGAGTTATTGAAAGTAAGTTCTCAACTCGCGCAACTATTCAAAAAATCGACATTGAGCGTGCTCCAAACCTAGTGACTGTAACCGTTCACACAGCTAAGGCTGGTGTGGTCATTGGTCGCGGTGGCGCTGGTGCTCAAGAATTAAAAGCTGCAATCGAGAAAATTTTGCAAAAACCTGCTCGTCTTAACATTGAAGAAGTTAAGCGCCCAGAACTTGCTGCAAAACTTGTTGCAGAGAACATTGCTCGTCAGATGGAACGTCGCATTAGCTGGCGTCGTGCTGTAAAAATGGCTGCTCAAAACACCATGAATGCAGGCGCTAAGGGTGTTCGTATCGAGGTTGCTGGCCGTTTGGGCGGCGCCGAGATGAGCCGACGCGAAAAAGAAATCCAAGGTAGCGTACCTTTGCACACTTTGCGCGCCGACATCGACTACCATCTTGCGACAGCCCAAATCCCTAACGCCGGCATTGTTGGCGTAAAGGTTTGGATCTATAAGGGGGAAGCGTAA
- the rplW gene encoding 50S ribosomal protein L23 — MELKIIPHISEKTYAQSLNNVYVFKVPATANKQIVADAVAKQYDVKVEDVKIIIAKGKVKTSYRGGKPVKGQRRDIKKAYVRLAEGSKIAMFEQEETK, encoded by the coding sequence ATGGAATTAAAAATCATCCCACACATCAGTGAGAAAACTTACGCACAAAGCCTAAACAACGTATATGTGTTTAAAGTCCCAGCAACTGCTAACAAGCAAATTGTTGCAGACGCTGTTGCTAAGCAATACGACGTGAAGGTTGAAGACGTAAAAATTATCATTGCAAAAGGCAAAGTTAAGACTAGCTATCGTGGCGGAAAACCAGTTAAAGGCCAACGTCGCGATATTAAAAAAGCTTATGTTCGCCTTGCAGAAGGTAGTAAAATTGCAATGTTTGAGCAAGAGGAGACTAAGTAA
- the rplN gene encoding 50S ribosomal protein L14: MIQQESRLKVADNSGARSLLCIRVLGGTARRYARVGDIIVASVKDANPSGGIKKKSIVKAVVVRTIAPIRRKDGSVVRFDENAAVIIGDDKMPKATRVFGPIPRELREAGYMKIISLAPEVL; encoded by the coding sequence ATGATTCAGCAAGAGTCTCGATTAAAAGTAGCTGACAACAGCGGTGCCCGAAGCCTATTATGTATTCGTGTTTTAGGTGGTACTGCCCGTCGCTACGCACGTGTGGGTGACATTATTGTTGCCAGCGTCAAAGATGCAAACCCAAGCGGTGGCATTAAAAAGAAAAGCATTGTTAAAGCGGTAGTTGTTCGCACAATTGCTCCAATCCGCCGTAAAGACGGAAGTGTAGTGCGTTTTGACGAAAACGCAGCAGTCATCATTGGCGACGACAAGATGCCAAAGGCTACTCGTGTATTCGGTCCAATTCCACGCGAACTTCGCGAAGCTGGCTACATGAAGATCATCAGCTTAGCACCGGAGGTTCTGTAA
- the rplV gene encoding 50S ribosomal protein L22 has translation MAEMIKVQATAKGVRQSPRKIGLVSALVRGRTVADALTILGHTPKRAASPVAKVIASAKANAISKGLAEKSLRIDQLQVTSGPRLKRYMPAAQGRALPFMKRSSHILVVLGGEMKPKKVAAKAETKKEAK, from the coding sequence ATGGCAGAGATGATTAAAGTACAAGCAACAGCTAAAGGTGTTCGCCAAAGTCCGCGTAAAATCGGCTTGGTTAGCGCACTTGTTCGTGGTCGAACTGTAGCTGATGCTCTAACAATTTTAGGACACACTCCAAAGCGTGCCGCAAGTCCCGTTGCTAAGGTGATTGCATCTGCAAAAGCCAACGCAATCAGCAAAGGCTTGGCCGAAAAAAGCTTGCGCATTGACCAGCTTCAAGTTACTTCTGGTCCACGTCTAAAGCGATACATGCCAGCAGCTCAAGGCCGCGCACTTCCGTTCATGAAGCGCTCAAGCCACATTTTGGTTGTTTTAGGCGGCGAAATGAAGCCTAAAAAAGTTGCTGCAAAAGCTGAAACTAAAAAGGAGGCTAAGTAA
- the rplD gene encoding 50S ribosomal protein L4 — MAETKTTLPKNVFAVEVPNHELLKLAYEAYLANGRGNYAKTLTRGLVSGGGKKPWKQKGTGRARFGSSRNPIWRKGGIVFGPTGTENYSKTIATGAKRVALRQALTVANQAGRILVVDDIKATGKTAEMVKFLASHKAEGNVVIAVDTKNDMVVRATNNIQDVKLVQAKYLNVFTILNADMLILTKPAVAMIEEWLGA; from the coding sequence ATGGCCGAAACTAAAACAACTCTACCAAAAAATGTTTTTGCGGTAGAAGTACCTAACCACGAACTGCTTAAGTTGGCTTACGAAGCTTACTTGGCAAATGGTCGTGGCAATTACGCTAAAACCTTGACTCGAGGTTTGGTGAGCGGTGGTGGTAAAAAACCATGGAAGCAAAAAGGCACAGGTCGTGCACGTTTTGGTTCTAGTCGTAACCCAATCTGGCGAAAAGGTGGTATCGTATTTGGTCCAACTGGTACTGAAAACTACAGCAAAACAATCGCTACAGGCGCTAAACGAGTAGCTTTGCGACAGGCTCTTACTGTTGCTAACCAAGCTGGCCGTATTTTGGTTGTAGATGATATCAAAGCTACAGGCAAAACTGCTGAAATGGTCAAGTTCTTGGCTAGTCACAAAGCAGAAGGCAATGTAGTTATTGCTGTTGACACTAAAAACGATATGGTTGTTCGCGCAACAAACAACATCCAAGACGTTAAATTAGTTCAAGCTAAATACCTAAACGTATTCACGATTTTAAACGCTGACATGCTTATTTTGACTAAGCCTGCGGTTGCTATGATCGAAGAATGGCTAGGAGCGTAG
- the rplB gene encoding 50S ribosomal protein L2 — MAIKAMKPTTPAQRGMTSQDFSMVTTKKPLRSLLKIKKSTAGRNNTGRITTRHRGGGVKQFYRLVNHNLPAGTIATVEQIEYDPNRSARIARIKDQNNLYHYVIADANMTKGVKIQAGADAAIENGNRLPLSNVPVGSFVYNIELQPGKGGQMVRSAGAKAQLIAREGDYAQLRLPSGEIRKVRVECMASLGAVGNEQHQNVKIGSAGRKRRMGIRPTVRGVVQNAVDHPHGGGDGGRHGSGKAPRSPWGQLTLGYKTRRRKATNKYIVRNRHEAKRK; from the coding sequence ATGGCTATTAAAGCAATGAAACCAACTACTCCAGCTCAGCGAGGCATGACAAGTCAAGACTTTAGCATGGTTACTACCAAAAAACCTTTGCGAAGCTTGCTTAAGATCAAAAAGTCTACTGCTGGACGAAACAACACTGGCCGTATTACTACTCGACACCGCGGTGGTGGTGTAAAGCAGTTCTACCGTCTTGTTAATCACAACTTGCCTGCCGGTACAATTGCTACCGTTGAACAGATTGAATACGACCCAAACCGCAGTGCGCGAATTGCTCGTATCAAAGATCAAAACAACCTTTACCACTATGTTATTGCTGATGCGAACATGACAAAAGGTGTGAAGATTCAAGCTGGCGCAGATGCTGCGATCGAAAATGGCAACCGCTTGCCACTAAGCAACGTTCCTGTTGGTTCGTTTGTTTACAACATCGAATTGCAGCCGGGTAAAGGTGGTCAAATGGTGCGATCTGCTGGCGCAAAAGCTCAGCTTATCGCTCGCGAAGGCGACTACGCCCAGTTGCGCTTGCCGAGTGGCGAAATCCGCAAAGTGCGCGTAGAGTGTATGGCTAGCCTAGGCGCCGTTGGTAACGAACAACATCAAAACGTGAAGATTGGTTCAGCTGGTCGTAAGCGTCGAATGGGTATTCGCCCAACAGTTCGTGGTGTCGTGCAAAACGCTGTTGATCACCCACACGGTGGTGGTGACGGTGGTCGTCACGGTAGCGGTAAAGCACCTCGTAGCCCATGGGGTCAGTTGACTCTTGGTTACAAGACTCGTCGCCGCAAAGCAACTAATAAATATATCGTGCGCAATCGCCACGAGGCTAAGAGGAAGTAA